The Melospiza melodia melodia isolate bMelMel2 unplaced genomic scaffold, bMelMel2.pri scaffold_54, whole genome shotgun sequence genomic interval gggcagcacctcgagtgctgtttgcagttctgggcccccaatttaggaaggacatggaggggctggagtgtgtccagagaaggacaacaaggctggtgaggggtctggagcgcaagagctgtgaggagtggcggagggagctggggttgtttttcctggagaagaggaggctcaggggagacaaggcagtgtcaaggCACAGACTGGACCtgatgatctccaaggccttTTCCACTGTTGCTGATTCTTTGACTCCCTGAagccacccttgcagcagttgcaggatgagcactgggcctcctcttcagatgCTCCAGcggcccaggtccctcagcttctcctgccagccccaaagcccatcctgtcagtcctgcagtgcctctgcagctcctcctcactgcccagaacagggagccccagagccagacacagcagcccagatgtgcccccctggcctggggtgcctctggcaagggagcagcaccaggcactgcaggagcctgcagaaaattcctgcagaacttgtaggatgatcATGCTCagcaagggacgttcccatgggaccAAGTAAGGAATTgcagtggggagtggggccagagaggaaagggcaaacagggatgggctgtttggaGGGGGGAAAGAGGGGTGGGTGGGCACTACGAAGAAATTTGTGTCAGgaaaagtaaagaaagcaaaggtaaaggaaaggaaatgctgagggcagtttgggggtggctgccaggcagccctggctctgagcaacagcatctgcagtgggacaggaaactcccagctgatgggaacaaactttctggctcactgcagaggccagaacaaagctgagtggtttccctggtgtcccccagcccttgctggccccaggggctgatggcatttgtgctccctcaggttcatgtccccacaccaagagcatgggggtgctcctgcctgctgtgtaccatgcaaacaggggctgctgagccagtgctgccgtgtctgtgcctgcaaggatggggcacctgtgtgagctgggggagaggccagcgCTGCAGAGGGAGGggtgttgttggcagctccatgaagacgctctgggacgctgccctgggctctccagcgcactggggatggatcagcccctgctctgctgccttttcccatctgccccagggcccttgcagagccccagccatgctgtttgctcccagcctgcccacggccagcctggggcttctCACGggtgtttctgtgctgagcattggcctgggtgtgttcttgagagagcctgggcaaggagcctggagcccccagggcctggcatgaggcatcagcactgccccagcagagcccatggcctgtccctcttgcagccctggcactgccacccccagggctgtgcccggccccgagagcactcaggccctacggcaacaccagagccaccagggcagcgggttagggccatggcagcagcactggcaacaccaagtgctgttgctgctgggcacagctgctatgccagccctgatctgcccccagctctgcacaccgccattgctgctgcagctccagagaaggcaacaaaagggaatctctgcagaaaactctgctgggagatgcttTAATTCCTTTAAAGGCATCACGAGTGCAgcctctcattgacacagtctgtgggcacagggaatgtggagagaaaccaaatgagaaattgcacagactttgaaatttctttttggacaatattaaaaagtaaaacaaagaaaaaagacctccaaaatgaaaccaagcagaagtatcaaagatgacttttattacaagtgatttgcagaaattagccagcagtttaatgttcctgaaagcatccagtcatcagtctcctcactgcagccttgagctcctggttcctcagactgtagatgaggggattcaggacttgaggcaccaccgagtacagaactgacaggaccAGATCCTGGGATGGGGAGAAGATGGAGGGGGGCCTCAGGTAGGCAAaaatgacagtgctgaggaagagggaaactacagccaggtgagggaggcaggtggaaaagactttgtgccgtccctgctcagaggggatcctcagcacagccttgaagatctgcacataggagaaaaccatgaacacaaaacaaccaaaacctaagcAAAGACTAACCACAATGACCGCAAGTTCCCTGAGGTacgatttggagcaggagagcttgaggatctgtgggatttcacagaagaattggcccagggcattgccatggcacaggggcagggaaaatgtattggctgtgtgcatgagagcattgagaaaggcactggcccaggcagctgctgccatgtgggcacaagctctgctgcccaggagggtcccgtagtgcaggggtttgcagatggacacgtagcggtcgtagcacatgaccgTCAGGAGGGCAAGCTCTGTTCCAAGTAAGAAGATGAGCAGAAAAACTTGCGCAgtacatccagtgtaggagatgtccctggtgtcccagagggaattgtgcatggctttggggacagtggtgcagatggagcccaggtcagtgagggccaggttgagcaggaagaagaacatgggtgtgtgcaggtggtggctgcaggctatggcactgatgatgaggccgttgcccaggagggcagccagtgagatgcccagcaagaggcagaagtgcagaagctgcagctgccgcgtgtctgccaatgccagcaggagaaagtggctgatggagctgctgttggacatttgcggtGTCTTGGCACACAGATCTGTATAAAAGGTACCCATGGAATAGTtaggtttggagaggactttaaatattccAACATAGCTTGAGGGcgctttccccccactgcctgctcagggctctgctgcctggagctgtccctgccagcagctgcttccctgtgcccagggctgagccctgccagtgctgccagagcccagcccagccctgggggctcagctcttccctgcagacccctcccagctctggcaccacccaggggcagctctgaccTTGCAGACTGTGAtgggaatgtcagagcaaccctgaggggGCTGGAAAAATTATACTGATGCAGCTTTTAAGAGGTCCTGTGTTGATTGCTGTTGCTGCCTGCTTTAGTCCgatctgagagaatttttttatttttctcaaccTTAACTGAGAGATAAATATCTATGGGGAATTTCCAATGCAGAGAAGTAGATTATAAAAGCAGAATTTTCCcttctgtgcagcccctgccttgctctgcgccctgtataatctacttggaaatgttctgcagttaaatgtcatggtgggagcagtcctgaacaatgcagcatcctcctcacaaaaggagaacacttccaagccgtaccagctgtctcctcccacccagaccttgccccccagtgctgggagcagctgccagggctgactgagagctgtccctggcaggcagcagagtccctgccccagcacagcaccctgggctgcaggaccctgctcagcaggacagccctgggcacccctggctgctctacacaagagacaatcagagaatgaactcacagggtctgtaggcattgggatattccagctgtaggagatcactccaggagctgcagctgcattgtcctgcagccagaggttcatgtgccaagggctggcagtgattctgccccaggcacttctcagcaccttcccagccctgactgattgaagctctctgagcttctgtgctgtgcctgggatggctgcaggaagtgcctcagccctgctgggctggcagaagagctgctcatcaagagaaatgtgcttttgaagctcttcttggttaccaggagctgcctcagtgccacgagcccagcccagctcagcagcacagacacagcaccaggactttaatgagcctctggggctttgtgctcaggccctgaacagcagtccctgagacagagctgaagaaacttctccagcactcacagtcagaatccaactccaaagtttcttgcactttcaatgggttccactgaaggacataactgagaaagtgtcccctggCCCCAGgcagaggagagaactggaggcagtgatgacaggtggggacaaagagaagccaagtcttgatgctctggggcacagcagagtctgtgccaccaagggctgtgaggagacaaggGTTGTGAGgccttgtgctgaggccctgggcacagccccagccaggctgggcactgtcaggcccttgtcctgccctcagcatccccccctagcccacatcccagtggcctcaaggatttgctggaaggagtcccttgggagccttgctcaggaatggccttgggggctctttaatgctcacagagtttttcgaaggactttgggtttggcttttgccttggagtctctgagaggtttgtgcaaacatggcctccaattatctgctttaatgagtcccttgagagcctctGTTGGTAACAACACTCactgggctcattaatgcttcaaggtacttcagtttttttaaggcacttggtgtttcacttttcatacaaactctgtgagaggtttgtgcaataatggcctccaattatctgctttaatgagtcccttgagagctgtgtactgacactcagtggggctcatcaatactttgagatactcaatgtttttaaggtactttggattttactTTCCACaatgagtctctgagaagtttttgtgccatcctggcctccaattctccaaggagtccatgaagagcctgtgttgggatgtacctcagtgggacccattcgtgctttgagacactttgagtttttcctctgactttgactcctggaaaggtttgtgcattctcctctcaggccctgaggttcaagggttCAGCTCCAAATgtaccatggggctcattaggatcagacaggtcctgacaaaccatgtctctgccttgatttccatcTTCTGTTGTGCAAATCACTAAGAATTTCTTCTTACATAGTTGTGCAGAAATATTTCtaagagcttctaataaatccacattcctgttttaaaggtatgttgttctctttagagcagaggtaatCGCAGCAATCAGTGACTGATAGTGACGTAGGGACTCTCCTCAAGTGGTCTGGCCTGATCAGACCCTTGAAGTCTGACCCTGTGTGGACCACCTTACTCCACATTCACCAACCCCATCCTGTTCCTCCTCTGTCACTTGGTGCCAGCTttgcttggagaactggctgcactcAAGCAAAgaggtgttttctttttttattttagtattctaaaactcctgagttctcCATTGaatacagacaccctcctcatGTGTTTACCAAACCCACGTGCCACCAAgatcactccagacctgccctggcccagctgtgaAGGTATGTGGGtgcccagaggcctaccatcagagtctcaatcccccagacatggagaACTGGTTCCAGTTAAGAGGAATAGGCTtccaggttagggtgagatgctttcttctctcatagatctttgcaggcacatgctgatttatgtcacGTTATGTTACCCCGTTGGCCCATTGGTCTCATTACCCTAGTTCAgctcctattgcccacgtttgtttAGTCCTAGAATGTTCTTCtatctctgtccctccattggccctatttTGCTGCATTCCTTCACCTctgtttccctattggctgacctgacctTTGacgcctcctctgcaccattttcccccatatctattggaccctgaccctcagctcccccCTCACAACCCCATATAAGGCCCcgttccctcagcctacaccctgtcttcgtccctggaccctgttcagctgtgtagcctgttcctgtaccaataaacccagttcaTTGGAGGAGATCATATGACCcatcctgcctgttctgtcagctttctaaggtagcagtgagctttggaCTCATGAATGCTGGAtgttccaagggcctcagtagagccatgatgctacacatggcaccTGAACAGGGACCAGATTCATTGAGGTCCCTGTGAGCATCTCCAGTGGTGAccctgtgtcctggtttaggacaaattaggggaaatctccaaaagggagccccccaaaacaaaacaaacctccaaccacccctcccccaacaccgggttcgggaaggaatttctcggaggagcaaagtggaaaacaaaacctatttatttacaagtaacaaaagaacactccccaacacaagaaaaggaaagaaacagactgtgtatggtgagggcgtcaagcttctcttgcaagctccaggtgtcctggacgtctcaggtcaggtccggaaccggtccagtatcttcaggggagggtaagaaagagggaacaaaagaaaagaaaaaaaaacagcgcaaaaagcagaaagcaagcaagcaaagcggctagccaagccaagcagcaaaaagccaaaagccaaaaaggcctggtcaaacactccccccctctcttccccgccccgccgcagcaagacggccgggggggggggaagagagaa includes:
- the LOC134413865 gene encoding olfactory receptor 14C36-like — encoded protein: MSNSSSISHFLLLALADTRQLQLLHFCLLLGISLAALLGNGLIISAIACSHHLHTPMFFFLLNLALTDLGSICTTVPKAMHNSLWDTRDISYTGCTAQVFLLIFLLGTELALLTVMCYDRYVSICKPLHYGTLLGSRACAHMAAAAWASAFLNALMHTANTFSLPLCHGNALGQFFCEIPQILKLSCSKSYLRELAVIVVSLCLGFGCFVFMVFSYVQIFKAVLRIPSEQGRHKVFSTCLPHLAVVSLFLSTVIFAYLRPPSIFSPSQDLVLSVLYSVVPQVLNPLIYSLRNQELKAAVRRLMTGCFQEH